In Buteo buteo chromosome 16, bButBut1.hap1.1, whole genome shotgun sequence, the DNA window CACCCTGCAGATTGCATACAGCatcctttttaaaatcctatCGCTACCTTTCAGGCTGTCTGGAAAAACAGAGAGCACAAACAGCCACAGGGATTTTCCACGCATGTGAGCAGAGGTGAGAAGCACAGGGCTGCACTTGGAGAGGACCAGCCCTTACTATCAATATTTCCCTACAACCTCGTAGTGCCAGTGATTACAGTCGCAGCTTCCCAGCGGTATGCCCAGCCTATACTGGGGatgcttgtttgggtttttttcatattattatttaaaaaaaaaaaaaaaaaaaaaaaaaagcatgggcTGGccaagaacaaaagaaaactggtGGGAGCAGCAAAGTGCCTCCAGGACTTGGCATCTCTCCTTGATTTTCCCTAGGGGGGAGCAGCCTCATCCCCCAGGCTCTGGCCAAGCTCTCACTGTGGGGATGGATCCTATACCACCTTAAAAGCctacacccacccaccccccttcccctccccccccccattataTATACAAGCCAGGAAATAAAGTGATGAGCCAAATAAGATCGCCCAAAGCTTGACAGCACCAACgtccccatcctcctgccctCACCTCTACTGCGGTACCTACCCGTGGTTTGTGTGCTGTTGTCTAACCGGGAGGAGATGCCTTAAAAATGAAACCCAGGAACAAGGCAGTTGATGTGCTGCGGtggatgttttccttttgcttttctccccgCTGCAGTTCCCAGCCTTTCCTTTCAGGGCCAGCAAAAGCCTTTGGCTGTGCTGAAATTCTCCATGCCTTATAGAGCCTTGTGCTAGTTATTAGAGCTAAGCCATtgaacaatttaaaagaaaaaaaaagaaaaaagggtgaTATAGTTCCTGAAAACCCTAAATCTCAGCCCCAGATTTTCCCCAGAAAGCAATCCTGAATTTCCATGAACTCCCAGGCAACTTCACAGCTATTTATAATGGCAACACAACGAGCAGCAGGACTCGCATTGAAAATGTGGGCACATAAATAGCAACAGCATTTGGAAATGACTGTTTGGGACTATTGTCTCTTCCCCCACATCGTGTCCGCCTGAACCAGGAGCACCGAGATGCGAGTTGTTCGCGTCCAGCCACAGCCCGTCTGAGCTTTAAGCACGGTCTCACGTCAGGCAGCCGTTTTTCAGGCAgagggtgggctgggggacagcacAGAGCACCCCACAGGTATTCGGCTCCCCAAAGTTTTCCACAGATGTGTCACAGCAGCCATCCGAAGCAGCTGGAAAGTCGcagcctccagctgccagcaccgGTCGGTGCCGATGGGATGGAAAGGGCTCTTGTGTACCCCTTGCCCCCCCTCTCACCCCAGGCAAAGCCTGATATTTAAGGGACAACTAGGGTGGTGAGAGAGTGGCAGGGACTGACCCCATGTGCCTAAGATACTCAGGGCACAAAAATCACCTAAAATTGCTAATGTGGGAGAGAGGAACCTGCTGTGCTGAGGAAAACCACCTTTATCAGGCACTTgccctcctgcacccccagaCCCAGAAGCCCCCAGGCACCCAGGTCGGACATCTTAAGGCCAGGAAACATCACAACACCCAGACAATCTCAAATTTTCTGCTCTGAGCTTAAATCAAAGCAATTCATTAGGGGAGAGATTGTACTTATTTTGGGTGTTAAAAAGCAGCAACTGCTTGGAAGAAGCCGctagctgctctgctctccccttAACCCCCAGGAACTGGTTTGGGGCTGTGGCAAGGCCAGATCCACACACTGCTCCTCTGGGTAAAGCCTTCAAAAAGGCCCAAACcctctgttttttaataaaaaacccccaacaaataCAAGATTGATAATAGAGACTGCAGCTGCAAAGAGAAAGCAGCTCCACTCCACCTCGTAGGCTTATTCTGTGCCCCTTGCTAAGAAGGGATCACACATCCCATGAAATCAGCCTTCCCACCTAAGCATGGTTTTAACTTTCTGAGCAAGGCTTTGGCTGCTAGAGTTGAGTCCCAGCCCCATAGCTGGCTTAATTTTTGACAAGGCTCCCCAAAACCACATGGGGTGTGTAAGCAGAGGAGTAGGTGCCAACAAGGACTCGAGCATCGGTGCAGGGTTCCTGCCCCATCTCACTCCAGAGGGCTCAACCCGAGTGCaatgtagggggaaaaaagaagttgtaTGTACTGATCTCAGCCCACGCCATACACACTCACCTTGCTTTTTCAGTGAAGGCGTTTGCAGACGGGTTAAGGGGAGATAATACGGAGGCCTGGCATGCcagggggctgctgctggggaccGGCAGGCAAGGGAACTTTTGGGAAGGACATTTCTGTTTCATGTGCTTCATCTAAGCTTCCCAGAAATCTGGTAAGCAGATTTGCAGCCTACATGCTTGCCAAATTAAATCACTGCCCTGGAGATGCCTTTTGGATGATGAGACCCAAGCTCTTCAGCTTCTCTCCGTGGAGCTGAGCCATCCCAGCCCAGACATGGGGCTCGAAGGACTGCTGGTGCCCAGGCACAGGACAGCCTTCGGGACACCCACGTGTCCCCGGAGGGGTGCCATTTTCCAACAACACACAGGAACATTTGCCCAGAGGATCACTATGGGATACCCCAGCTGCATCAAGCTCTCTTTCCTGCATGGGTTATTAAGCAGCCCTGAAGCCTGGTCCTCCACAAGGGtggtttggggtcttttttgGAGATCTCCAAGGCAAGGCAAGCCAAACCACAGCCCTCACTCCACACACTCCTGGCTtccacccccaaaatccccttTAATGTAACTAGTGGCATAGCCCTTCTCAGCGAGAAGGAGGCTGCAGGTCAGGCATTCCCACAGAACCAAGCACTTCCAAGGGGCTGCAAAATGGAGGTCTGGGCACCTCGCCTCCGGGGACCTGGTTTTAACCCACCTCCACAAGCCTCTAAAGCTGCAGGCTCTGCTCTAAAGAAGGCAGAgacctccttcttcctcctcttcttgttcttcctcctcctctcttgctgGACCCCCGCAGAGCCTCCACCACAGGGATTTAGGATTTATGGGGGTGCCCCTGTGCATCACCCCCAAGGGCACATTTAGTCCCCACCGAGCCTCTTCCCACCCATGATGGATATGGCACCCTCAAGACTTTGTACCTGAGAGGGGAACTTCCCCCAGGACAGCCACTAAAGGCTTTCACTAATTAGCAATTAGCAGCCCTGACAAGCTCACCCTGGCCTCTCTGAAAGCAACTGAGCCTAATACTGATGAGGTTTCTTGCTAATTATAGCAGGCTAGCAAAGCCAAGCCGCCTCCTGTCCTCGGTGAGGGGGCTGCAGGCTGAAACACGGGCAGCGACCACACTGAGCTTTTGGCTGAAAAACCTTTTTGAATTCCTTGTGCTATAAAAAAAGCACTGGGGTTAATTCAGGACAGTGATCCCTGCTGTGCCGAGCGCTCCTCTGTTCCCAGAGAGCAGGAGCGCTGAAGGATGCTGTTCCCGGCAGCTGGCTGTGCTCTCTGCTCACAAGCTGGTCCTCTCTCATTCATCATTTCGAATAATTAGTGCCAAATAATGTGGGTTTCTGCCGTGTCCAGCATTGCACCGACCTGGAGCTCGAGCCAGCAAGGACATGCCTTGGGGACATCAGGTACTTAAGCAACACGCTTGAAGACACCCAAAACCTCGGTGGCATGGCAAAAGGCTCGAGCGTACATTCAGCCTCCCAAGGGGTTTTTAATCCCTCTTGAGCTGGACTGTTAATGCAGCCCCaagctgctgggtttggggttggcGAGCGAGGCTGAAGGCTGCATCTTCGTAGCTGCTGGGCTGTTCTCTCTCTGTCCTGGCGGCTGCGTGGTTGGGCTGGCTCTTGGCTGACCGGGGTCCCTGGCGCGGCAGCGGCAGCCAGCTCAGCATCTCCCGAAAGCGGCTCTTTTCCAGCCAGCCCCAAGAGCTGGGCAGCAAACACCCGCTCCGGCTGCCAGACCACAAAACCCCAAGCCCAGCTCGCAGTGTTCAGCCCACTTGGGAATGccataaaaaaacctaaaattaaaacaaacaaacaaacaaacacccgCCCTTGCTTCCCCTTGGCCAGCTTCTCAAGTCTTTAAAGCCCCCAGTTTTGCTCTCGCTGTACGCAGAGCCGTGAGTGAACCGGCAGCCCCCAGCGCCATTTCCCATTGCTGGCATTCAGGATTTTAATTAAGATGCTGGAGAGGAGCAGTCCCAAATTGCTTTCTTGGCCCAGGCCCTCGACAGGGTTCATTTTCACCCCACAGGAGGGATGTGGGTATGTGAACGAAGGGGGGATTTAATGAAACCCTTGGAGACAAAGCCCTTGGCTAGATGCAAGGAGCCCCAGGAAACGTCTTTGGGAGCTGTAAGAGGGGAAGGGGTGTTCGTGCAGGTTTTGTagcagggaggggaggtgggatAAGTGGTTTCCCCAGGCTGCGATGCTCCGGAGGAAGCCCCACTGTATACGTTCCCCAGGCACGCACCTTTGCCTGCCTTTTCCCTATTGCTGAGAGATGGAGGGAGCCAGGAAGGCACATGGTGCTGGGGCTCAGGCAGAAGGTAAGGGAGGTGCCCGGCCCGAATTTAAAGGGTGTATTCCCCACCGTGTACCCCTTTGCTACAGTCTCCctgaaaaggaaacagtatGATAAAACAACCCTGTCCCCATGCTCGCAGGTACGAGAGCATCGCAGGCGGTTGCTAACTCGGCTTTTATTGTCACAGGACGCAGCAGCAGACGATGCAACAGGTTGCTACAGGGGGACACGGGCGTTACACCGCGGGTCTTCCAGCACATTCACCTCCAACGGCAACACAGTGCTCCTCATcaggcgggagggagggagagaaacgATGCTGCGGGAGGATGCCGCTCGCTGCAAGCCCTGCTCCTTTCCATGCCTTTGCTGTCCCGTCTCTGTGCAAAAAGACAAATTCTCAGGCCACAGTGATTTTCCTTTTGGGGATGGGGCAATTAGTAAGCAGACAAGGGGGTCCCTGCTAGGAGCATCATTTACACCTCCCGGCATTGGCTCCATTGCATCCACGCTTCAAATTGCCAGCCAGTGGTTTTGCTCGCGCTATGCTCAGCTGAGTCACAGGGCAAAGGCATTAACAGGAGAAACCGCCCGGGAATACTGTTCCTCTAGGATGGAGAAGTGTGATCTTAGCCTAAGGTTTCAACATGCATCAGAAATGCAGTCTGTTCCACTCGCCTCCCCTTGGAGACAGGCTGCCCTGAGCGAGATGGCAATGCAAAAATAAGGGGCAGACTCGGCGAAGGCAGAAACCCCAGCAAAGCACCGAGGATGCGGTGCCTTCAGCCTGAGATGGAGCAGCAACATCTGCCGCCTTCGCTGCCCTTTTCCCGgtattttatttacagcattATTAAAGGACAGCGCGCCAAGGAGCCTGAAAcgttaaaaaatgtttttttagaaaagccaGGGATtaacaggctttttttccccccactgtAAACAGAtctctggtttggttttaaacatGCCCTCGGTGCCAGCCTGtgagcagccagggagggagaagggctccagcagagctggggcccTGCAGCTCCTCCGCAGGGGTGGGGATGCGGGGGTCTGCCCCTCTGCAGCGGCTTCAGTTCACAAACCCAGGGGAAAAACGGGATGGAAATGCAGCCCCGGGCTCCGACAGATGGACGCTGGTGGCTGCAGATGGGTAAACGGGCTGGTCTCCGCTGCCCACCGACCCGCGCGGTGACTGGGTCTGGGGGCACTGAGGGGGGGATATCAGCAGCAACCACCCCCCGGAGCAGCCGGCCAGACTGGGAAGGTTTTGAGCAGCTGGGGGATTTTACCCACCAGCAACactgagcagcagaagcaaCAGCCATTTTCCCCGGGACGGGGACAGCCAACGACAGCCCGGGAGCCAGCGTGACCCTTGGGGTCACCCCGGCATTGTGGGTGCACGCGTCGGGGCACAAACGGACCCAGGAAGCTTTCTTAGGGGAGTGGGAAGACCCATACGGACGTTTCTGTCCTGGGTCTGATCCCCACCGAAACGCTTCTGAGCTTCCAAGGGTGGACCCAACACCACTGAAATCACCACGAACCACCTTCGCTACTGACTTCAGCTGTgcgggaggaggaagagggagcaaaAGGGTAAGACGGACGAAGAACATCTTCCCTGCTGACACAAAGCCCGTTTGTAAAAGCCTGTGGGCTTTAAAAGGCTGTTGTACCCCAATCCCACCCTCCCCACCTCTGAACCTTCCCCTCCTGGGAGCCAGCGCAGCCCCCGAGCTGCCCCTCGACCCTGGAGCTGAAGCAGCGGgtgccctggcagcaggatAACTTGTCCCTCAGTCCCAGCTTGGCCGTCGCTCTCGCCTCCGCACCAGGGACGCTCACTCGGGGATGTAGTCCCTGAAGGAGTTAAAGCTGAGGCTCCGGCCGGCTGAGTTCAAGGTGGAGCTGGCTTGCATCTTGGGGATCTTCTCCATCAGCTTCGACACCGTTCTCCTCTTGAAGGAGCCCGGGGAGAAATGCCCCTGTCTCATGAGCTCCTGGTAGAGGGTGTTGAACACCGCCACGGTCTCTTCATAGCTGTCCCGGGTGGAGATCTCATAGAAAGGAAGCTTCAAGGCTTTGGAGAGGTTTTCGCCGTCCTCCGTGGACACCATCCTGTCGAACTGCAAGTCCTTCTTGTTGCCCACGATGACCACGGGGGGCTGCTCGCTCCCGCTGCTCCGCTTGGGGCTCGAGTGGATGTGGTTGATGAGGAAACACAGCCGCATGACCTCGTCGAAGCTGCACCTGTCCGTCACCGAGTAGACCACAGCGAAGCCATCGCCCCATTTGATCTTCTCCTCTATCTGCAGGGAATCCTCCTCCTGCCGGGGCAGACAAGCTCGTGTTAACACCAGAAGCCCCAACGCCTCCTAAATACGAGCGCC includes these proteins:
- the LOC142040521 gene encoding ras-related and estrogen-regulated growth inhibitor-like yields the protein MSFPRPLRRSVSLSPARSLRLVVLGQSAVGKTALTVRFITRRFIGDYDPTLEMIYRHMAVIDGEMVHFEILDTAGQEEDSLQIEEKIKWGDGFAVVYSVTDRCSFDEVMRLCFLINHIHSSPKRSSGSEQPPVVIVGNKKDLQFDRMVSTEDGENLSKALKLPFYEISTRDSYEETVAVFNTLYQELMRQGHFSPGSFKRRTVSKLMEKIPKMQASSTLNSAGRSLSFNSFRDYIPE